In the Geobacter sp. FeAm09 genome, one interval contains:
- a CDS encoding response regulator transcription factor, with protein MLSPVLVVEDDLKLARIVKAYLEGADFRVVHAATVREALARASQEVPLAVVLDLGLPDGSGEELCQDLKALGDMPIIMLTAKSSEEERIAGFSLGADDYVVKPASPRELVCRLKAVLRRSEAGSAPGRPLSFNNGKLVLDGNRYEITKQGTIITVTPTEFKLLFTLASSPQRTFTRDELVSKALGYSFEGYERSIDSHVKNLRHKIEDDSRKPEFLKTVYGVGYLFCGERDAL; from the coding sequence GTGCTTTCACCCGTACTCGTCGTGGAGGATGATCTCAAACTGGCCCGGATCGTCAAGGCCTACCTGGAAGGGGCCGATTTCCGGGTGGTGCACGCGGCCACCGTCAGGGAAGCCCTGGCGCGGGCCTCGCAGGAGGTGCCCCTGGCGGTGGTTCTCGATCTGGGGCTGCCCGACGGCAGCGGCGAGGAGTTGTGCCAGGACCTGAAAGCGCTGGGCGACATGCCGATCATCATGCTGACCGCCAAGTCGTCCGAGGAGGAGCGCATCGCCGGCTTCTCCCTGGGGGCCGACGATTACGTGGTCAAACCCGCCAGCCCGCGGGAACTGGTGTGCCGCCTCAAGGCGGTTCTGAGACGTTCCGAGGCCGGTTCGGCCCCCGGTCGGCCGCTCTCCTTCAACAACGGGAAGCTGGTGCTGGACGGCAACCGCTACGAGATAACCAAGCAGGGGACCATCATTACCGTCACCCCCACCGAATTCAAGCTCCTGTTCACCCTGGCCTCATCCCCCCAACGAACCTTCACCCGCGACGAACTGGTTTCCAAGGCGCTCGGCTATTCATTCGAGGGCTACGAACGCAGCATCGACTCGCACGTCAAGAACCTGCGCCATAAGATCGAGGACGACAGCCGCAAACCGGAATTTCTGAAGACGGTCTACGGGGTCGGCTACCTGTTCTGCGGAGAGCGGGATGCGCTGTAG
- a CDS encoding Rrf2 family transcriptional regulator: MRLSTKSRYGLRALFDIAYNCGTMPAQIQDISRRQQISPRYLEQIFQNLKRAGILKSKRGPQGGYCLAKKPEEITVLDVLCATELDVLLVDCTGTTPKKRKRKSDCPFEGQCVTQTVWEEATTLLNTLFSGITLQTLCQRGLEMGIKKEQDHRFMYYI, encoded by the coding sequence ATGCGTCTGTCAACGAAAAGTCGGTACGGCCTGCGGGCCCTTTTCGACATTGCCTACAACTGTGGCACCATGCCGGCCCAGATCCAGGACATCTCCCGCCGTCAGCAGATCTCTCCCCGGTATCTCGAACAGATCTTCCAGAACCTCAAGCGGGCCGGGATACTGAAAAGCAAGCGCGGACCCCAGGGGGGCTACTGCCTGGCCAAAAAGCCGGAGGAGATCACGGTTCTGGACGTGCTGTGCGCCACCGAACTGGACGTGCTCCTGGTGGATTGCACCGGGACGACGCCGAAAAAGCGCAAGCGCAAGAGCGACTGCCCCTTCGAGGGACAGTGCGTGACCCAGACGGTGTGGGAAGAGGCCACCACGCTGCTCAACACCCTGTTTTCCGGCATAACCCTCCAGACGCTGTGCCAGCGCGGACTGGAGATGGGGATCAAGAAGGAGCAGGACCACCGCTTCATGTACTATATCTAG
- a CDS encoding cupin domain-containing protein yields MDLIGKALTMSDLVAYQDGSVVSKTLIDKKIGTLTLFSFDAGQGLSEHTAPYDAFVQVVDGEAEVTIEGSAQTVGAGQMIIMPANKPHALKAVKPFKMLLVMIRA; encoded by the coding sequence ATGGACCTGATCGGAAAAGCCCTGACCATGAGCGACCTGGTTGCCTACCAGGACGGCTCGGTGGTCAGCAAGACCCTGATCGACAAGAAGATCGGGACGTTGACGCTGTTTTCCTTCGATGCCGGGCAAGGGCTTTCCGAACATACCGCCCCCTACGACGCCTTTGTGCAGGTGGTGGACGGCGAGGCCGAGGTGACCATCGAAGGGAGCGCCCAGACGGTGGGGGCCGGCCAGATGATCATCATGCCGGCCAACAAGCCCCATGCGCTCAAGGCGGTCAAGCCGTTCAAGATGCTCCTGGTGATGATCCGCGCGTGA
- the hoxU gene encoding bidirectional hydrogenase complex protein HoxU, with the protein MPRLTLTINGRSVSARRGDTILAAARRSGIRIPTLCNLEGLIPAGACRVCLVEVAGYPRPVPACATGIEQGMAVTTDSEPLAAARRTTVELLLAERNHSCAVCVMNRHCRLQDLAARLGIDHVRFAFISPLAGVDMSHERFGIDHNRCILCRRCVRVCDEIEGAHTWDVAGRGAASRIICDLAQPWGTSATCTGCGKCVQACPTGALFEKDAPTRKGTMDLAGLAQWRRSRK; encoded by the coding sequence TGACGCTCACCATAAACGGCCGCAGCGTCAGCGCACGGCGGGGCGACACCATCCTGGCGGCGGCACGCCGTTCCGGCATCCGGATCCCGACCCTCTGCAACCTGGAGGGGCTGATCCCGGCCGGTGCCTGCCGGGTCTGCCTGGTGGAGGTGGCCGGGTATCCCCGCCCGGTGCCGGCCTGCGCCACCGGCATCGAACAGGGCATGGCGGTGACCACCGATTCGGAGCCCCTGGCGGCGGCGCGGCGCACGACCGTGGAACTGCTCCTGGCGGAGCGCAACCACAGCTGCGCCGTGTGTGTGATGAACCGGCACTGCCGGTTGCAGGACCTGGCGGCGCGCCTCGGCATCGACCATGTGCGTTTTGCCTTCATCTCGCCCCTGGCCGGAGTGGATATGAGCCACGAGCGTTTCGGGATCGACCACAACCGCTGCATCCTCTGCCGCCGCTGCGTGCGGGTCTGCGACGAGATCGAGGGTGCCCATACCTGGGATGTGGCGGGACGGGGGGCGGCCAGCCGGATCATCTGCGACCTGGCGCAGCCGTGGGGCACCAGCGCCACCTGCACCGGCTGCGGCAAATGCGTGCAGGCGTGCCCCACCGGCGCGCTCTTCGAAAAGGACGCTCCGACGCGAAAAGGGACCATGGACCTGGCGGGGTTGGCGCAGTGGCGGAGGAGCAGGAAATGA
- a CDS encoding peptidylprolyl isomerase: MLKQFLVVVAFLFTAGVACAAPKGGGNPVVLMETSQGAIKLELFEKEAPLSVKNFLAYVNSGFYNGTIFHRVINGFMIQGGGFTADFVQKPTVAPIKNEAANGLKNDRGTIAMARTGMPDSATAQFFINVVDNDMLNRPNPDGYGYAVFGKVVEGMYVVDKIKAVRTGYHNGMRDVPEQQVVIKSVKVLK, translated from the coding sequence ATGCTGAAACAGTTTCTGGTCGTCGTCGCATTCCTGTTCACCGCCGGCGTCGCCTGCGCCGCGCCGAAGGGGGGCGGCAATCCGGTCGTCCTCATGGAAACCAGCCAGGGCGCCATCAAGCTGGAGCTGTTCGAAAAGGAGGCGCCCCTCAGCGTCAAGAACTTCCTCGCCTATGTCAACAGCGGGTTTTATAACGGCACGATCTTCCACCGCGTCATAAACGGCTTCATGATCCAGGGGGGCGGCTTCACCGCCGACTTCGTCCAGAAGCCGACCGTGGCTCCCATCAAAAACGAGGCGGCCAACGGCCTGAAAAACGACCGGGGCACCATCGCCATGGCCCGCACCGGCATGCCGGACAGCGCCACGGCACAGTTCTTCATCAACGTGGTGGACAACGACATGCTGAACCGCCCCAACCCGGACGGCTACGGCTATGCCGTCTTCGGCAAGGTGGTTGAGGGGATGTACGTGGTGGACAAGATAAAGGCGGTCAGGACCGGATACCATAACGGCATGAGGGATGTGCCCGAACAGCAGGTCGTGATCAAGTCCGTGAAGGTTTTGAAATAG
- a CDS encoding cell wall metabolism sensor histidine kinase WalK: MRCSLRCKFLLLFLAVSAVALSASIVLRGFIMRDFNRYRDGDAQDRVQHVIAMVEGGYEKRGAWEPAAVAEDLAWALQLDVEARLFDQAGRAVLDTAGALERLTPLMRKRVLDASSYDPDEAPGEFVPYPLFLRGEEIGRLDVRVLNPLKEAYFISSSNRFLAVSLGVLGIAALLLSLAASRRLARPVLELAAAAGDIAGGDLARRVRVMGSDEMGRLSESFNRMAAALQTQEKLRRRLLSGTAHELRTPLAIIKGELEGMMDHVLPVTREALQSLHDEAVRLTAILDGVDDLTRAEAGSMNLRPERILLRPFLAAIVGRFERLFAEKQAVLLLDCSRDLELEADPDRLSQIVINLLSNALKAVGTGGRATVVAGTGDEGIVIDVADNGRGIAAADLPHVFERFYKGPQGGLGLGLAIVKELVEGHGGRIEVHSREGEGSRFRVLLPAPRYGS, translated from the coding sequence ATGCGCTGTAGCCTGCGCTGCAAATTCCTGCTCCTGTTCCTGGCGGTGTCGGCCGTGGCCCTGTCGGCGTCCATCGTCCTGCGCGGCTTCATCATGCGGGATTTCAACCGCTATCGGGACGGCGACGCCCAGGACCGGGTCCAGCATGTGATCGCCATGGTCGAGGGTGGGTACGAAAAACGCGGCGCCTGGGAGCCGGCCGCCGTGGCCGAGGATCTTGCCTGGGCATTGCAGCTGGATGTGGAGGCGCGCCTGTTCGACCAAGCGGGCAGAGCGGTCCTGGATACGGCAGGTGCCCTGGAACGCCTGACCCCCCTGATGCGGAAGCGGGTTCTCGACGCCAGCAGTTACGATCCCGACGAGGCGCCGGGCGAGTTCGTCCCGTATCCGCTGTTCCTCAGGGGCGAGGAGATCGGCCGCCTGGATGTGCGGGTGCTCAACCCGCTCAAGGAGGCGTATTTCATCAGTTCGTCCAACCGCTTCCTGGCCGTCTCCCTGGGGGTGCTGGGGATCGCCGCCCTTCTGCTCAGCCTGGCGGCCTCCCGCAGGCTCGCCCGGCCGGTCCTGGAACTGGCGGCGGCGGCCGGCGACATCGCCGGGGGGGATCTGGCGCGCCGCGTGCGGGTCATGGGGAGCGACGAGATGGGCCGGTTGTCCGAGAGTTTCAACCGCATGGCCGCCGCCCTCCAGACCCAGGAGAAGCTGCGCCGGCGGCTGCTCTCCGGAACGGCCCACGAACTGCGTACGCCGCTGGCCATCATCAAGGGGGAGTTGGAGGGGATGATGGACCATGTCCTGCCGGTCACCCGGGAGGCGCTCCAATCGCTGCACGACGAGGCGGTCCGCCTGACCGCGATCCTGGACGGGGTGGACGACCTGACCCGGGCCGAGGCCGGCAGCATGAACCTCCGGCCGGAGCGCATCCTGCTCCGGCCGTTCCTCGCCGCCATCGTGGGTCGTTTCGAGCGCCTCTTTGCCGAAAAGCAGGCGGTCCTCCTCCTGGATTGCTCGCGCGATCTCGAACTGGAGGCCGATCCGGACCGCCTGAGCCAGATCGTCATCAACCTGTTGAGCAACGCCCTCAAGGCGGTCGGCACGGGAGGCCGGGCCACCGTGGTCGCCGGAACCGGGGATGAGGGGATCGTCATCGACGTGGCCGATAACGGGCGCGGCATCGCCGCCGCCGATCTGCCCCACGTCTTCGAGCGTTTCTACAAGGGCCCCCAGGGCGGCCTGGGATTGGGGCTGGCCATCGTCAAGGAGCTGGTGGAGGGGCACGGCGGGCGGATCGAGGTCCACAGCCGGGAAGGGGAGGGGAGCCGTTTCCGGGTGCTCCTGCCGGCGCCGCGTTACGGCAGTTGA
- a CDS encoding ComF family protein has protein sequence MNGFFSAFLDVLFPPLCHLCRAFVPDAGPLHICPACRERLSGVPHPLCPVCGIPFPGAGDDHVCGACRHSPPDFGAARAALLYEGECRELIHAYKYRYKTHLRRPLALLAAAPLREFVAACAPELMVPVPLHVRRLRERGFNQAVLLGEVWAREWGIPLERAAMRRIRWTEPQITLTAAERRANVQGAFDVRDAGLVRGRRVLLVDDVYTTGSTVRECARVLRAAGADGVRWSRSPGLWKVELHLVESCRKPAPACVE, from the coding sequence GTGAACGGATTCTTCTCAGCATTTCTGGATGTCCTTTTTCCCCCGCTGTGCCATCTCTGCCGGGCGTTCGTTCCCGATGCCGGCCCCCTGCACATCTGCCCGGCATGCCGGGAACGGCTGTCCGGCGTGCCCCACCCGCTCTGCCCGGTGTGCGGCATTCCCTTCCCGGGGGCGGGCGACGACCATGTGTGCGGCGCGTGCCGTCATTCGCCGCCCGACTTTGGGGCCGCCCGGGCGGCCCTGCTCTACGAGGGGGAGTGCCGCGAACTGATCCACGCCTACAAATACCGGTACAAGACCCACCTGCGCCGTCCCCTGGCCCTGCTGGCGGCCGCCCCCCTGCGGGAGTTCGTGGCCGCGTGCGCCCCGGAGCTGATGGTGCCGGTGCCGCTGCACGTGCGAAGGCTCAGGGAGCGCGGTTTCAACCAGGCGGTACTGCTGGGCGAGGTCTGGGCGCGGGAATGGGGTATCCCCCTGGAACGCGCCGCCATGCGGCGCATCCGCTGGACCGAGCCGCAGATCACCCTGACGGCGGCAGAGCGGCGCGCCAATGTCCAGGGCGCCTTCGACGTCAGGGATGCCGGCCTCGTACGGGGGCGGCGCGTCTTGCTGGTGGACGATGTCTATACCACCGGCAGCACCGTGCGGGAGTGCGCCCGCGTGCTCAGGGCGGCCGGCGCCGACGGGGTGCGGTGGTCACGGTCGCCAGGGCTGTGGAAAGTTGAGCTGCACCTGGTGGAATCCTGCCGAAAACCAGCGCCAGCTTGTGTGGAATAG
- a CDS encoding NADP oxidoreductase encodes MTRPRLATVWLSGCSGCHMSLLNLHGDLLELLGRCDLVYSPLADIKEYPRGVDIALVEGAVANEENREMAGIVRSRTACVVSLGDCAVNGNVSALRNPLGREGTLERVYGEAAPEHGVARLLPTALPLHQVIGVDLFLPGCPPAPERIRWVLTRLLEGRPVALPPEMLSFG; translated from the coding sequence ATGACGCGCCCCAGGCTGGCCACCGTCTGGCTCTCCGGCTGTTCGGGCTGCCACATGAGCCTGCTCAACCTGCACGGCGACTTGCTGGAGTTGCTGGGGCGGTGCGATCTGGTCTATTCGCCCCTGGCGGATATCAAGGAGTATCCCCGCGGGGTGGATATCGCCCTGGTGGAGGGGGCGGTGGCGAACGAGGAGAACCGGGAGATGGCAGGGATCGTCAGAAGCCGGACCGCCTGCGTGGTAAGCCTGGGGGATTGCGCCGTGAACGGCAATGTGAGCGCCCTGCGCAACCCGCTCGGCCGGGAGGGCACCCTGGAGCGGGTGTATGGCGAGGCGGCCCCGGAACACGGCGTGGCGCGCCTGTTGCCCACGGCGCTGCCGCTGCACCAGGTCATCGGGGTGGATCTGTTTCTCCCCGGCTGCCCACCGGCACCGGAGAGGATCCGCTGGGTCCTGACCCGCTTGCTGGAGGGCAGGCCGGTGGCGTTGCCGCCGGAGATGCTCAGCTTCGGCTGA
- the cysK gene encoding cysteine synthase A, with protein sequence MPITLSTNAIEQIGATPLVKLSGLTEAGAADIYAKVESFNPGGSIKDRIALAMIERAEQDGCIKPGATVVEPTSGNTGIGLALVCAVKGYRLVLTMPESMSLERRRLLTAYRAELVLTPASQGMKGAVQKAEELAAEKGWLLPQQFNNPANPEAHRRTTGPEIVAAMKGLTIDGFVAGVGTGGTITGVGEVLRRHNPAVHIAAVEPAGSPVLSGGLAGPHKIQGIGAGFIPEVLNTSIYQEVIAVPDAEAFSAARALAAKQGLLCGISSGAALVGALRVARKLGAGKNVVVILPDTGERYLSMEVFD encoded by the coding sequence ATGCCCATCACTCTCAGCACCAATGCCATCGAACAGATCGGCGCCACGCCGCTGGTGAAGCTCTCCGGATTGACGGAGGCGGGGGCGGCCGACATCTATGCCAAGGTTGAATCCTTCAACCCGGGCGGCAGCATCAAGGACCGCATCGCCCTGGCGATGATCGAGCGGGCCGAGCAGGATGGCTGCATCAAGCCGGGGGCAACCGTCGTCGAGCCGACCAGCGGCAATACGGGCATCGGCCTGGCGCTGGTCTGCGCGGTGAAGGGCTACCGGCTGGTCCTGACCATGCCCGAGTCCATGAGCCTTGAACGGCGGCGCCTCCTGACGGCGTACCGGGCCGAACTGGTGCTGACTCCGGCTTCCCAGGGCATGAAGGGGGCGGTGCAGAAGGCCGAGGAACTGGCGGCCGAAAAAGGCTGGCTGCTGCCGCAGCAGTTCAACAATCCCGCGAACCCGGAGGCCCACCGGCGCACCACCGGCCCGGAGATCGTCGCCGCCATGAAAGGGCTGACCATTGACGGCTTTGTGGCCGGAGTCGGCACCGGGGGAACCATCACCGGCGTCGGCGAGGTGCTCCGCCGCCACAACCCGGCCGTCCACATCGCCGCCGTCGAGCCGGCCGGCTCGCCCGTCCTCTCCGGCGGCCTGGCGGGACCCCACAAGATCCAGGGGATCGGGGCCGGCTTCATCCCTGAAGTGCTCAATACCTCGATTTACCAGGAGGTGATCGCCGTGCCGGATGCGGAGGCCTTCAGCGCGGCCCGTGCCCTGGCGGCCAAGCAGGGGCTTTTGTGCGGGATCTCCAGCGGCGCGGCCCTGGTCGGCGCACTACGGGTGGCGCGCAAACTGGGGGCCGGCAAGAACGTGGTCGTGATCCTGCCGGATACGGGGGAACGCTACCTCTCCATGGAAGTATTCGATTAG
- a CDS encoding DUF4139 domain-containing protein, translating to MTIRGIRTMMAAAALVSIMAHQAWGGGGGAAVTTSTMAEQTGVAVTIYNSSLGLVKDLRVLHLPRGRSELRFMDVATAIMPASVHIRSLADGGGLNVLEQNYEYDLLSPQKLMDKYVGKEVKLYQKNPYSEREEVVTATLLANNNGPVFRIGNEITYGHPGRVIFPQVPDSLIASPTLVWLLENGREKAQTVEAAYLTGGITWRADYVMTLNERDDKADLGGWVTITNNSGATYPNAAVKLVAGDVNRVRDEVQPRYAAKAMLAAPAPAPQFREEGLLEYHLYTLQRPTTIKDNQSKQISLFDAADIPVRKELLLAGASYYYQDAYGGDIAKKQKIGVYIELENRERNHLGMPLPKGTVRVYKKDGDKSLQFVGEDAIDHTPRDEKVRIKLGEAFDVVADKKQTDWKKRAKDSYEAAYEISIRNHKKEAVVVRVTEPVPGDWQVLSSSHDYVKAGSGVLEYRIPVAADGEAKLTYRVVMRY from the coding sequence ATGACGATTCGCGGGATTCGCACGATGATGGCGGCAGCGGCGCTGGTTTCGATCATGGCGCATCAGGCGTGGGGGGGCGGTGGTGGGGCTGCGGTGACCACCTCGACCATGGCCGAACAGACCGGCGTGGCGGTGACCATCTACAATTCCAGCCTCGGTCTGGTCAAGGACCTGCGCGTGCTGCACCTGCCCCGGGGCCGCAGCGAACTCCGTTTCATGGATGTGGCCACGGCCATCATGCCGGCCAGCGTCCATATCCGGTCCCTTGCGGACGGGGGCGGCCTGAATGTCCTGGAGCAGAACTACGAGTATGACCTGCTCAGCCCCCAGAAGCTGATGGACAAGTACGTGGGCAAAGAGGTCAAACTCTACCAGAAAAACCCCTACAGCGAGCGGGAAGAGGTGGTGACCGCCACGCTCCTCGCCAACAACAACGGCCCGGTATTCAGGATCGGCAACGAGATCACCTACGGCCATCCGGGGCGGGTGATCTTCCCCCAGGTGCCGGACAGCCTTATCGCCAGCCCGACCCTGGTGTGGCTCCTGGAAAACGGCCGCGAGAAAGCGCAGACGGTGGAGGCCGCCTACCTGACCGGCGGCATAACCTGGCGCGCCGACTACGTCATGACCCTCAACGAACGGGACGACAAGGCCGATCTGGGGGGGTGGGTCACCATCACCAACAACAGCGGGGCAACCTATCCCAACGCCGCCGTCAAACTGGTGGCCGGGGACGTGAACCGGGTCCGCGACGAGGTGCAGCCGCGCTATGCCGCCAAGGCCATGCTGGCGGCGCCCGCTCCCGCCCCCCAGTTCAGGGAGGAGGGGCTTCTGGAGTACCACCTGTACACGCTCCAGCGCCCCACCACCATCAAGGACAACCAGTCCAAGCAGATCAGCCTCTTTGACGCCGCCGACATACCGGTGCGCAAGGAACTGCTCCTCGCCGGCGCTTCCTATTACTACCAGGACGCCTACGGCGGGGATATCGCCAAAAAACAGAAGATCGGCGTGTATATCGAACTGGAGAACCGGGAGAGAAACCACCTGGGGATGCCGCTGCCCAAGGGGACCGTGCGGGTCTATAAAAAGGACGGCGACAAGTCGCTCCAGTTCGTGGGCGAGGACGCCATCGACCATACCCCGCGGGACGAGAAGGTGCGCATCAAGCTGGGGGAGGCCTTCGACGTGGTGGCCGACAAGAAGCAGACCGACTGGAAGAAACGCGCCAAGGACAGCTACGAGGCGGCCTACGAGATCTCGATCCGCAACCACAAGAAAGAGGCGGTCGTGGTGCGGGTGACGGAACCGGTCCCGGGCGACTGGCAGGTGCTCAGCTCCAGCCACGATTACGTCAAGGCCGGCTCCGGCGTCCTGGAGTACCGGATACCGGTGGCTGCGGATGGGGAGGCGAAGCTGACCTATCGGGTGGTGATGCGCTATTAG